Proteins from a single region of Pyrus communis chromosome 6, drPyrComm1.1, whole genome shotgun sequence:
- the LOC137735945 gene encoding uncharacterized protein: MPPCKEPRRSAERSFPNVAQLGEAIATAIQSALLLPQRTPLETMYNLKLDKFEGHKGFEGAERWLEHIEKTFRVLYNQGNLPVEKWEQEVHRLSPEERTDWEVFRELFRRRFVPPEYIDRKKQEFTELRQGKLTENEYYRRFTDLSCYHPDVAGNLAEMLHHFRLGTKKKRRSMATTTPCDTYQEFYEILLRIEDSKNMPNESDEEEKDGNQRKYDKGKGQGRGGRFAGGARGERQGDAGRGRASVCRKCNNQHFGECRRGSGGCFTCGQMGHQAANYPQSQQRPQQTFLPPPAPIQQVLGPGSYRQTGRDGAYYYQGDAVPYAPGQYPYPQDPYS, translated from the exons atgccgccttgtaaggaaccacgtcgctctgctgAGCGTAGCTTCCCCAATGTAGCTCAATTGGGGGAAGCTATTGCTACAGCGATTCAGTCAGCGCTTCTTcttccccagaggactcctctggaaactatgtacaatctgaagctGGATAAGTTCGAAGGCCACAAGGGTTTTGAGGGAGCGGAGCGGTGGCTAGAACATATTGAGAAGACCTTTCGTGTTCTGTATAATCAGGGGAATCTCCCTGTTGAGAAGTGG GAACAGGAGGTTCATCGTTTGTCCCCAGAGGAGAGGACTGATTGGGAGGTATTCAGAGAGCTGTTCaggagaaggtttgtgcctcctgagtatATAGACCGCAAaaagcaggaattcactgagttgagaCAGGGGAAGTTGACGGAAAATGAGTATTACCGGAGGTTTACTGATCTGTCTTGCTATCATCCGGATGTTGCTGGCAATCTGGCAGAGATGCTTCATCATTTCCGTttgggtactaagaagaagcggcgttctatggcgaccactaccccttgtgacacctaccaggagttctatgagattctGTTAAGGATTGAGGATTCCAAGAACATGCCTAATGAGAGTgatgaggaagaaaaagatggtaaCCAAAGGAAATATGACAAGGGCAAGGGTCAG GGTCGTGGTGGTAGATTTGCTGGGGGTGCTAGAGGCGAGAGGCAGGGTGATGCTGGTAGAGGAAGGGCTTCAGTTTGCCGTAAATGTAATAATCAACATTTTGGAGAGTGCAGGAGAGGCAGCGGTGGTTGCTTCacttgtgggcagatgggacatcaGGCTGCAAATTatccccagagtcagcagagGCCCCAAcagactttcttgccaccacctgcaccgatcCAGCAGGTTCTTGGTCCTGGTAGTTATAGGCAGACGGGTCGTGATGGTGCCTATTACTACCAAGGCgatgctgttccttatgccccAGGACAGTATCCATATCCCCAGGATCCATATTCTTAG
- the LOC137736924 gene encoding cytochrome b5-like, giving the protein MGSGGKVFTLAQVSEHNTPKDCWLIINGKVYDVTKFLEDHPGGDDVLVSATGKDATDDFEDVGHSDNARDMLKDFYVGEIDASTIPKSTTYTPPKQPHYNQDKTSEFIVKLLQFLVPIAILGLAFGVRLYTKSS; this is encoded by the exons ATGGGTAGTGGCGGAAAGGTTTTCACTTTGGCTCAAGTCTCCGAGCACAACACCCCCAAGGATTGCTGGCTTATCATCAATGGCAAG GTTTATGATGTGACCAAGTTCTTGGAGGACCATCCTGGTGGTGATGATGTATTGGTGTCAGCAACAG GGAAGGATGCAACTGATGATTTTGAGGACGTGGGTCACAGTGATAATGCCAGAGATATGTTGAAGGACTTCTACGTGGGAGAGATTGATGCCTCTACTATCCCCAAAAGTACCACATACACTCCGCCGAAGCAGCCTCATTACAACCAGGACAAGACTTCAGAATTTATCGTCAAACTTCTCCAGTTCCTGGTTCCCATTGCAATCTTGGGTTTGGCTTTTGGCGTCCGCCTTTACACCAAGTCATCATAA
- the LOC137735946 gene encoding uncharacterized protein has translation MVILPRARYEWTHVRIQDFKSVAEYNSALFRITSQMKLCGDTITEEDMLEKAFSTFHASNMLLQQQYRAQGFTDYNQLISVFLVIEQNNELLMKNHQSRLTGFAPFLEVNASSFEVNATSSGGDNHK, from the coding sequence atggtgattcttccaagggctCGCTATGAATGGACTCACGtaaggatccaggatttcaagtcagtggctgagtacaattctgcgttgttcagaattacctctcagATGAAGCTTTGTGGGGATACCATTactgaggaagatatgctggaaaaggctttcagcacatttcatgcctcTAACATGCTCTTGCAACAGCAGTATAGAGCTCAAGGCTTCACTGATTACAACCAACTGATATCTGTGTTCTTGGTaattgaacaaaacaatgagctcctgatgaaaaatcatcagtctCGACTTACTGGATTTGCACCATTCCTAGAAGTGAATGCTTCTTCCTTCGAAGTGAACGCCACATCCTCTGGTGGCGATAATCATAAATGA